The following are encoded in a window of Penicillium oxalicum strain HP7-1 chromosome II, whole genome shotgun sequence genomic DNA:
- a CDS encoding Target of rapamycin complex 1 subunit mip1, translated as MRDPTADMEESSQQPATNGDEPRRPTRSVRVAFGPELETTIPARDRSPAPMSGHHRSFTSVEQMSSSLAQPSRPTSSGGENAGNSQAELPRRPSARGSENGRPAMLKRARSDYGPSTVTFDKSLGDEEEDFAMRHGWQEEYTSSEYLKILHSNFYMYFTEKRHETNGIPRDPDGSWPTQEWRMKDRLKTVSAALAICLNIGVDPPDVVKANPTSKLECWVDPTSTTAGAQNKIMEQIGKKLQEQYETLSLRTRYKQYLDPSVDETKKFCMSLRRNAKDERVLLHYNGHGVPLPTASGEIWVFNKNYTQYIPVPLYDLQSWLAGPSLFVFDVSHAGNIVHNFHNFVEKHEKENAEVKKRDPNAVVQNYSDCILLAACQKDESLPTNPDLPADLFTCCLTTPIEIALRFFILQNPLKTDLSIDEFRVPGRLQDRRSPLGELNWIFTAITDTIAWNTLPRALFKKLFRQDLMVAALFRNFLLSERIMRTYKCHPISSPELPKTHNHALWKSWDLAVEMVLSQLPALIDHEEGRRQYEYQHSLFFAEQLTAFEVYLSSGPTEKNPPDQLPIVLQVLLSQAHRLRALILLSKFLDLGPWAVHLALSIGIFPYVVKLLQSAAQELKPVMVFIWARIMAVDNTVQMDLLKDNGIHYFISILNPSSPIPVGNASEHRAMCAFIVSLFCKNYPQGQNVCLSGDLFDSCLKHLGDVENPLLRQWSCLCLSMLWRDFPEAKWMGIRCAATTRLCELNFDPVPEVRAAMLHAVTTFLGIPDLTDQVAQIEESLAMAVLPMAADGSVLVRKELAVFFSTFVKRHQNKFVVAAYDEMQDEKRSLIQRLHRETSHAPQLDTGNDETISESKQISLSRNTTFGTVWKQVLILSVDPHPDIAQDAGVIVDFIHLALLESPMATLADKIRIEILDLTNRVAQRYQAQERTETKKSAPPSTPPSSNIAPAKQEGFVSLSFRRTASVAASLKNLAFGGSATDSSENSGPPSPTSKSRMPMTPRGRAPPEWTRPPEVNDHVAPANAYHQAPIPISRGFRSRKSDETPSIPLKSRFLDWSTEYFREPQMKPNEPDEPGSADYNERLWRRGRNEKIISETQPLKVKAGTSRWDNSITLLSNSSQPLKMCFHQFEDHLAVADDRDTIAIWDWQNHKRLNQFSNGNPVGSKINEVRYINEDDQALLLTGSSDGVLKLFRQYESSKKIEVVTAFRALPELIPSNRNAGLVLDWQQGQGKALVAGDVKVIRVWNAATEVCTNDIPARSGSCITSLTSDQVAGNIFVAGFGDGAVRVFDQRLKPTTSMVKVWREHKQWITNVHMQRGGLRELISGSRNGEIRLWDLRMNSSLSTIFATKDTLRTLSVHEHAPVFSMGTNRHEVKTYNVDGTYLSSYEPYSSFLQHNRSSPIAGTAFHPHRTMLACAALNDHHINLVSC; from the exons ATGAGAGATCCAACCGCAGATATGGAAGAATCCTCACAGCAGCCCGCGACGAACGGGGACGAGCCCCGCCGTCCCACGAGATCTGTTCGCGTCGCATTCGGACCCGAGCTGGAAACGACTATCCCCGCACGCGATCGCTCTCCAGCCCCAATGAgtggtcatcatcgatcATTCACTTCGGTTGAGCAAATGTCTTCATCGCTGGCTCAGCCCTCGCGCCCAACAAGCTCCGGGGGAGAAAATGCGGGGAATTCACAAGCAGAGCTACCCCGGCGTCCATCCGCGCGGGGGTCCGAGAATGGGCGGCCAGCAATGCTTAAACGAGCACGCAGTGACTACGGTCCCAGCACAGTTACTTTTGACAAGTCACTcggcgatgaggaggaggactttGCCATGCGTCATGGCTGGCAGGAGGAATACACCTCCAGCGAATACCTCAAAATTCTACATTCT AATTTCTATATGTACTTCACAGAGAAACGGCACGAAACGAATGGTATCCCTCGCGATCCGGACGGAAGCTGGCCAACCCAGGAATGGCGGATGAAGGACAGACTCAAGACAGTCTCTGCAGCCCTAGCGATTTGTCTCAACATTGGTGTTGACCCCCCCGATGTGGTCAAAGCAAACCCGACCTCGAAGCTTGAGTGTTGGGTCGATCCCACCTCGACCACGGCCGGCGCGCAGAATAAGATCATGGAACAGATTGGTAAGAAGTTGCAGGAGCAGTACGAGACGCTGAGTCTGCGCACTCGGTATAAGCAGTATCTGGACCCATCCGTCGATGAAACCAAGAAATTCTGCATGTCTCTGCGTCGAAATGCCAAGGACGAGCGAGTGCTGCTCCATTACAATGGTCACGGTGTTCCGCTGCCCACCGCATCTGGCGAGATCTGGGTCTTCAATAAGAACTACACCCAGTACATTCCGGTGCCGTTGTATGACTTGCAGTCGTGGCTGGCAGGCCCGAGTCTTTTCGTGTTTGACGTGTCTCACGCTGGCAACATTGTTCATAACTTTCACAATTTCGTGGAAAAACACGAGAAAGAGAATgccgaggtcaagaagcGTGACCCGAATGCCGTGGTACAGAACTACAGCGATTGCATTCTCTTAGCGGCGTGTCAAAAAGACGAGTCCCTTCCCACGAATCCCGACTTGCCGGCAGATCTCTTTACATGTTGTCTGACGACCCCCATCGAGATTGCCCTGCGGTTTTTCATTTTGCAAAACCCATTGAAAACTGATCTCTCCATTGATGAATTCCGCGTGCCTGGTCGTCTTCAGGACCGTCGCAGCCCCTTGGGAGAGCTGAACTGGATTTTCACCGCAATCACGGATACAATCGCTTGGAACACTTTGCCTCGCGCCCTTTTCAAGAAGCTTTTCCGTCAGGATCTGATGGTAGCCGCCCTGTTCCGCAATTTCTTGCTCAGTGAGCGCATCATGCGGACCTACAAATGCCACCCCATCTCTTCTCCCGAACTTCCCAAGACTCATAATCATGCTCTCTGGAAAAGCTGGGACCTTGCGGTGGAGATGGTCCTATCGCAGTTGCCCGCTCTCATAGATCACGAGGAGGGACGTCGACAGTACGAATATCAACAttccctcttcttcgccGAGCAGCTTACCGCGTTCGAGGTCTATCTGTCCTCTGGCCCGACGGAGAAGAACCCACCAGATCAACTACCGATCGTTTTGCAGGTTCTACTCAGTCAAGCTCACCGGTTGCGTGCTTTGATACTCCTGAGCAAGTTCCTCGACCTGGGCCCATGGGCTGTCCACTTGGCCCTCAGCATCGGCATCTTCCCATACGTCGTAAAGTTGCTGCAGTCAGCTGCCCAGGAATTGAAGCCTGTCATGGTCTTCATTTGGGCGCGCATCATGGCCGTAGACAACACGGTCCAGATGGATTTGCTAAAAGACAACGGCATTCATTACTTCATCTCGATCCTCAACCCGTCATCTCCGATCCCAGTGGGCAATGCCAGCGAGCACCGTGCCATGTGTGCCTTCATTGTCTCACTCTTTTGCAAGAATTACCCCCAGGGACAGAATGTTTGCCTCTCAGGCGACTTGTTCGACTCATGCCTGAAGCATTTGGGTGACGTTGAGAATCCTCTACTCCGCCAGTGGTCATGTCTCTGCCTTAGTATGCTTTGGCGTGATTTCCCAGAAGCGAAGTGGATGGGTATTCGTTGTGCGGCAACCACGAGACTCTGTGAATTAAACTTCGATCCCGTGCCGGAGGTTCGCGCCGCTATGCTTCACGCCGTCACGACATTCCTCGGAATCCCAGACCTGACCGATCAAGTGGCTCAAATAGAGGAATCGCTGGCGATGGCGGTCCTGCCAATGGCCGCCGACGGGAGTGTTCTTGTCCGAAAGGAGCTTGCTGTGTTCTTCTCGACTTTCGTCAAGCGTCACCAGAACAAGTTTGTGGTAGCCGCGTATGACGAGATGCAAGACGAAAAGCGATCTTTGATCCAACGTCTTCACCGCGAAACATCGCACGCTCCTCAGCTTGACACTGGAAATGATGAAACAATCTCCGAGTCCAAGCAAATCTCACTGTCACGGAATACAACGTTCGGAACTGTCTGGAAGCAAGTCCTCATTCTTTCCGTCGACCCCCACCCGGACATCGCTCAGGATGCCGGAGTTATTGTTGACTTTATCCaccttgctcttctcgagTCGCCCATGGCAACGCTCGCCGACAAGATCAGAATCGAAATCTTGGATCTTACAAATCGGGTGGCCCAACGCTATCAAGCGCAGGAAAGGACGGAAACAAAGAAGTCTGCGCCCCCCTCGACTCCCCCATCATCCAATATTGCGCCCGCCAAACAAGAAGGATTTGTTTCGCTCAGCTTCAGACGGACTGCGAGTGTCGCTGCTTCCTTGAAGAATCTTGCCTTCGGTGGCTCTGCGACGGACTCCTCCGAAAACTCAGGCCCACCTTCGCCCACTTCAAAGAGCCGTATGCCTATGACGCCCCGTGGTCGTGCCCCCCCAGAGTGGACTCGCCCTCCTGAGGTGAACGATCACGTCGCACCGGCGAACGCGTACCATCAAGCCCCGATCCCTATTTCTCGAGGTTTCCGTTCTCGGAAATCCGATGAAACACCCAGTATCCCTCTCAAGAGCCGTTTTCTAGACTGGTCAACAGAG TACTTCCGCGAGCCTCAAATGAAGCCGAATGAGCCCGATGAGCCTGGCAGTGCTGATTACAATGAGCGTCTTTGGCGAAGAGGTCGCAACGAGAAAATCATCTCAGAGACACAGCCtctcaaggtcaaggccgGTACAAGTCGCTGGGACAACTCGATCACCCTTCTCTCGAACAGTAGCCAGCCGTTGAAGATGTGTTTCCATCAATTTGAAGACCACCTTGCAGTCGCGGATGACCGAGATACCATTGC CATTTGGGATTGGCAAAATCACAAGCGACTTAACCAATTCTCGAATGGTAACCCCGTGGGTTCGAAGATTAACGAAGTTCGATATATCAACGAAGACGACCAAGCTCTCCTGTTGACTGGCTCGTCAGATGGCGTTCTGAAATTGTTCCGCCAGTACGAATCGTCAAAGAAAATTGAGGTCGTTACTGCTTTCCGAGCCTTGCCCGAATTGATCCCAAGCAACCGAAATGCCGGTCTTGTACTCGACTGGCAGCAAGGACAGGGTAAAGCTCTCGTTGCTGGAGATGTCAAGGTGATTAGAGTTTGGAATGCAGCCACTGAGGTCTGCACAAAT GATATCCCTGCTCGTTCCGGATCATGTATTACATCCTTGACCTCTGATCAAGTAGCGGGTAACATCTTTGTTGCGGGTTTCGGCGACGGTGCCGTCCGAGTCTTCGACCAGCGCCTCAAGCCAACCACCTCCATGGTCAAAGTTTGGCGGGAGCACAAACAATGGATCACGAACGTTCACATGCAGCGTGGTGGATTGCGCGAGCTTATCTCCGGTAGTCGAAATGGCGAAATCCGCCTGTGGGACCTCCGCATGAACAGTTCTCTTTCCACCATCTTCGCCACCAAGGATACCCTCCGCACCTTGAGTGTTCATGAACATGCACCTGTCTTCAGCAT GGGCACCAACCGACACGAAGTTAAGACCTACAACGTTGATGGTACCTACCTTTCCAGCTACGAGCCGTACTCGAGCTTCCTCCAGCACAACCGCTCCTCTCCAATCGCTGGAACAGCTTTTCATCCGCATCGCACAATGCTTGCCTGCGCGGCATTGAATGATCACCATATCAACCTGGTTTCCTGCTAA
- a CDS encoding Casein kinase I — MTTMDLRVGNKYRIGRKIGSGSFGDIYLGTNIISGEEIAIKLESVKAKHPQLEYEARVYKSLAGGVGIPFVRWFGTECDYNAMVIDLLGPSLEDLFNFCNRKFSLKTVLLLADQLISRIEYIHAKSFIHRDIKPDNFLMGIGKRGNQVNVIDFGLAKKYRDPKTHFHIPYRENKNLTGTARYASINTHLGVEQSRRDDMESLGYVMLYFCRGSLPWQGLKAATKKQKYDRIMEKKMTTPTEVLCRGFPNEFAIYLNYTRSLRFDDKPDYSYLRKIFRDLFVRESFQYDYVFDWTVYKYQKNAAMIVDATKKDKDDEAARRQAAAAAAPAGAAGGRQARCHLGSASQGHRPRNSRQHSGHQPCLGRK, encoded by the exons ATGACGACCATG GATTTGCGCGTCGGTAACAAATACCGCATCGGCCGTAAGATTGGAAGCGGTTCCTTCGGTGACATTTACCTTG GTACCAACATCATCTCGGGCGAGGAGATTGCCATCAAGCTCGAGAGCGTCAAAGCCAAGCACCCCCAGCTCGAATATGAGGCCCGCGTTTACAAGTCCCTCGCCGGTGGTGTGGGTATCCCCTTCGTCCGCTGGTTCGGAACCGAGTGCGACTACAACGCCATGGTCATTGATCTTCTGGGCCCCAGTCTCGAGGATCTGTTCAACTTTTGCAACCGAAAGTTCTCTCTGAAGACCGTCCTCCTTCTGGCCGACCAGCTCATTTCGCGCATCGAGTACATTCACGCCAAATCCTTCATTCACCGTGATATCAAGCCGGACAACTTCCTGATGGGTATTGGAAAGCGAGGCAACCAGGTGAACGTGATTGATTTCGGTTTGGCCAAGAAGTACCGCGACCCCAAGACTCACTTCCACATCCCTTACCGTGAGAACAAGAACCTTACCGGTACTGCTCGTTACGCGAGTATCAACACTCACCTGGGCGTTGAGCAGTCCCGTCGTGATGATATGGAGTCCTTGGGTTATGTGATGCTCTACTTCTGCCGCGGCTCCCTGCCATGGCAAGGCCTCAAGGCTGCTACTAAGAAGCAGAAGTATGACCGAatcatggagaagaagatgaccacACCGACCGAGGTGCTGTGCCGTGGCTTCCCCAACGAATTCGCCATCTATCTCAATTACACCCGATCCCTTCGCTTCGACGACAAGCCCGACTACTCCTACCTGCGCAAGATTTTCCGCGACCTTTTCGTTCGTGAATCCTTCCAGTATGACTACGTTTTCGACTGGACCGTCTACAAGTACCAAAAGAATGCCGCCATGATCGTTGATGCTaccaagaaagacaaggacGATGAGGCCGCGCGCCGCcaggccgccgccgccgctgcccCTGCCGGTGCGGCTGGCGGCCGCCAAGCCCGGTGCCATCTCGGGTCAGCGTCGCAAGGTCATCGACCGCGGAACTCTCGACAACACTCCGGACACCAACCGTGCCTTGGGAGGAAGTGA
- a CDS encoding Phosducin-like protein encodes MEVEVNPNEDTEWNDILRQHGIIPEKPKDPEPLIQEALIEAERRAHENRLEDKDLDELDALEDEEDEDFLQQYRQKRLTELSTLQQTSVFNQVYPLQKVDYAREVTEASNSAFVLVHLTSPSGNVESRVLTELWRQMASKFGDIKFCEIRADMCIEGYPERNTPTILVYKDTEIRKQLVTLREMNGPRTKVTDLQRLLVEIGAVKESDVRLKKRDDSDDEREKQSDLNVEDYDDDWD; translated from the exons ATGGAGGTCGAGGTCAACCCCAACGAGGATACCGAGTG GAACGACATTCTCCGTCAGCATGGAATTATTCCTGAGAAACCAAAAGACCCCGAACCGCTCATCCAGGAAGCTCTGATCGAAGCCGAGCGAAGGGCGCACGAGAACCGACTGGAGGACAAAGACCTGGACGAGCTTGATGCGctcgaggacgaagaagatgaggatttcCTCCAGCAATACCG GCAGAAACGCCTAACAGAGCTGTCCACCCTGCAACAAACCAGCGTCTTCAATCAAGTCTACCCCCTTCAAAAAGTCGACTACGCGCGCGAAGTAACAGAAGCTTCAAATAGCGCCTTTGTGCTCGTGCATCTGACTTCCCCCAGTGGCAATGTGGAGTCGCGCGTACTGACCGAGCTCTGGCGCCAGATGGCCTCCAAGTTTGGCGATATCAAGTTCTGCGAGATCCGCGCCGACATGTGCATTGAGGGGTACCCCGAGAGAAACACTCCGACCATCCTCGTGTACAAGGACACTGAAATCAGAAAGCAACTGGTCACGTTGCGAGAGATGAACGGTCCGCGCACCAAGGTGACAGACCTGCAGCGCCTGCTCGTTGAAATCGGAGCAGTGAAAGAAAGCGACGTCCGTCTCAAGAAGCGCGATGACTCCGATGACGAACGTGAGAAACAGAGTGATCTCAACGTAGAGGACTACGATGATGATTGGGACTAA
- a CDS encoding putative coatomer subunit gamma, producing MSYMKKDEDADQVMIKLDRTSVFQDARLFNSSPISPRRCRTLLTKIAVLMFTGEQFPTNEATTLFFGISKLFQNKDPSLRQMVYLILKELANTAEDVIMSTSIIMKDTAVGSDVLYRANAIRALCRIIDGSTVQGIERLIKTAIVDKTPSVSSAALVSSYHLLPIARDVVRRWQSETQEAASSSKQSSGFLGFASSSQAHNISQSNFMNQYHAIGLLYQMRSHDRMALVKMVQQYGAAGVVKSPAALVLLVRLAAKLAEEDPSLRKPMMQMLDGWLRHKHEMVNFEAAKAICDMRDVTDAEAQQAVHVLQLFLSSPRSITKFAAIRILHNFASFKPHVVNVCNPDIESLISNSNRSIATFAITTLLKTGNEASVDRLMKQISGFMADITDEFKITIVEAIRTLCLKFPSKQAGMLTFLSGILRDEGGYEFKRTVVESMFDLIKFVPESKEDALAHLCEFIEDCEFTKLSVRVLHLLGVEGPKTSHPTKYIRYIYNRVVLENAIVRAAAVTALAKFGIGQKDPEVKSSVQVLLTRCVDDTDDEVRDRAALNLRLMGAEDETASAFIKNDSMYSLSTFEHQLVMYVTSNDKQTFAAAFDVSTVPVVSHEQALAEERTKKLTTATPTLKAPSVGPSKAKSNGVAEAATVAATQKYAEQLMQHPDIKEYGTLLKSSLPVELTESETEYVVTAVKHVFKENIVVQYDIKNTLPDTVLENVTVIASPSEDEVLEDDFIIPAPKLSPNEPGVVYVAFKKAGGEHSVPVTSFTNILKFTSKEIDPTTGEPEESGYDDEYQVEDLDLAGSDYVIPTFAGSFDHVWEQTGANGEEESETLQLSNMKSIADATEQLISALSLQPLEGTDVALNTSTHTLKLFGKTVSGGRVASLIKMAYSSKTGVTTKITVRAEEEGVAAAVIASVS from the exons ATGAGTTACATGaaaaaggacgaggatgcGGATCAGGTCATGATCAAACTTGACCGCACCTCCGTGTTCCAAGATG CCCGTCTATTCAACTCCTCGCCAATCTCACCACGGAGATGTCGTACCCTCTTGACGAAGATTGCCGTCCTCATGTTCACAGGGGAGCAGTTCCCGACCAATGAAGCCACTACCCTCTTCTTCGGTATTTCGAAATTGTTCCAGAACAAAGATCCCTCTCTGCGACAAATGGTGTATCTCATATTGAAGGAATTGGCCAATACTGCGGAGGATGTGATCATGTCGACCAGTATCATCATGAAGGACACTGCGGTCGGTAGCGACGTTCTATACCGAGCCAACGCGATTCGTGCCCTGTGCCGCATCATCGATGGCTCTACTGTTCAGGGTATCGAGCGATTGATCAAGACTGCCATTGTTGACAAAACGCCCTCAGTATCATCCGCCGCTCTGGTCTCTTCCTATCACCTCCTCCCCATCGCGCGCGACGTGGTTCGGAGATGGCAGAGCGAGACGCAAGAGGCGGCCTCCTCATCAAAGCAATCTTCTGGTTTCCTTGGATTTGCTTCCAGCTCGCAGGCTCACAACATCTCACAGTCCAACTTCATGAATCAATATCATGCCATTGGTTTACTGTACCAGATGCGATCTCACGACCGCATGGCACTGGTCAAGATGGTGCAACAATATGGTGCTGCGGGTGTGGTGAAGAGCCCAGCAGCTCTGGTGCTCTTGGTTCGTTTGGCTGCAAAGCTGGCAGAAGAAGACCCCAGTCTTCGTAAGCCCATGATGCAGATGCTGGATGGCTGGCTCCGTCACAAGCACGAGATGGTCAACTtcgaggccgccaaggctATTTGCGATATGCGGGATGTTACCGATGCCGAAGCCCAGCAGGCCGTTCACGTTCTTCAATTGTTCCTGTCCTCTCCTCGGTCGATTACCAAGTTCGCCGCCATTCGCATCCTCCACAACTTCGCTTCATTCAAGCCTCACGTCGTCAACGTGTGCAACCCCGACATCGAGTCGCTGATCTCCAACTCGAACCGATCCATTGCAACATTCGCTATCACCACATTGTTAAAGACCGGAAATGAAGCCAGTGTCGACCGCTTGATGAAGCAGATTTCCGGCTTCATGGCGGACATCACTGATGAATTCAAGATCACAATCGTGGAGGCAATTCGCACACTGTGTCTGAAGTTCCCCAGCAAGCAGGCCGGTATGCTGACCTTCTTGAGCGGTATCCTTCGTGATGAAGGTGGTTACGAGTTCAAGCGTACTGTTGTGGAGAGTATGTTCGATTTGATCAAGTTCGTGCCCGAGAGCAAGGAGGATGCCCTCGCTCACCTCTGTGAGTTCATTGAGGACTGTGAATTCACCAAACTCTCTGTGCGGGTCCTTCACCTGCTCGGTGTGGAAGGCCCCAAGACCTCTCACCCGACAAAGTACATCCGCTATATCTACAATCGCGTTGTTCTGGAGAATGCCATCGTTCGTGCCGCTGCTGTCACTGCGTTGGCCAAGTTTGGTATCGGTCAGAAGGATCCTGAAGTCAAGTCGAGCGTTCAAGTCTTGCTCACGCGTTGTGTGGACGACACTGACGACGAGGTTCGGGATCGCGCTGCACTAAACCTCCGGTTGATGGGCGCCGAGGATGAGACCGCTTCAGCATTTATCAAGAATG ACTCTATGTACTCACTTTCGACTTTCGAGCACCAACTCGTCATGTATGTTACCTCGAACGATAAGCAGACTTTTGCTGCCGCGTTTGATGTCTCAACCGTGCCTGTTGTTTCCCATGAGCAAGCACTCGCCGAGGAGCGCACCAAGAAGCTTACAACTGCCACGCCTACCCTCAAGGCTCCATCAGTAGGCCCATCCAAGGCCAAGTCTAATGGGGTCGCCGAGGCTGCTACGGTCGCTGCCACTCAGAAGTATGCGGAGCAGCTGATGCAACATCCCGATATCAAGGAGTACGGTACTTTGCTGAAGTCGTCGTTGCCCGTCGAGCTTACCGAAAGTGAGACCGAGTACGTCGTGACAGCTGTCAAGCACGTCTTCAAGGAAAACATCGTCGTGCAGTACGACATCAAGAACACATTACCCGATACTGTCCTCGAAAATGTGACTGTAATTGCTTCGCCTTCAGAGGATGAGGTGCTCGAGGACGATTTCATCATTCCGGCTCCCAAGCTTTCCCCCAACGAGCCGGGTGTTGTTTATGTGGCGTTCAAGAAGGCAGGAGGTGAACACAGTGTGCCAGTCACTTCATTCACCAACATTCTCAAATTTACCAGCAAAGAAATCGATCCCACGACTGGCGAGCCAGAAGAGAGTGGATATGACGACGAATACCAGGTGGAGGATCTCGACCTCGCCGGTAGCGACTATGTCATCCCTACTTTTGCCGGCAGCTTCGATCATGTCTGGGAACAGACCGGTGCCaacggcgaggaagagagcgagaCTTTGCAATTGAGCAACATGAAAAGCATTGCCG ATGCCACTGAGCAACTCATCTCCGCCCTGTCCCTCCAACCTCTGGAGGGCACCGATGTTGCGCTGAATACTAGTACTCACACACTCAAGCTCTTTGGTAAGACTGTCTCTGGAGGTCGTGTGGCTTCTTTGATTAAGATGGCCTACTCGAGCAAGACCGGCGTCACTACCAAGATCACAGTGCgagcagaggaagagggcgTTGCTGCGGCAGTGATTGCATCTGTCTCTTAG